From the Micromonospora sediminicola genome, one window contains:
- the galT gene encoding galactose-1-phosphate uridylyltransferase: protein MKRTQIELADGRELIYFDERDDAVRDQPDRRDLPPPPPASQLRYDPLTDEWVAVAVHRQTRTFLPPADQCPLCPSRGDRHSEIPAPDYDVVVFENRFPSLSQRVADEPAEITPFTPVRPGRGRCEVVCFTDDHNASFARLSPRRVRTVLDALADRTSALSALPGVEQVFPFENRGVEIGVTLHHPHGQIYAYPFVTPRTRTMLAAARRHADRTGGNLYADVLAAERAAGERVVTSNEHWTAYVPAAARWPFEVHVAPNRPVPDIPALDDAERDAFGPLYLDLLRRFDGLFDLPMPYIAAWHQAPVRIDRELGHLHLQLFSIRRAKDKLKYLAGSESGMGVFINDIAPERAAELLRAA from the coding sequence GTGAAGCGTACGCAGATCGAACTGGCCGACGGCCGGGAGCTGATCTACTTCGACGAGCGGGACGACGCGGTGCGGGACCAGCCGGACCGGCGGGATCTGCCCCCGCCGCCGCCGGCCTCGCAGCTGCGGTACGACCCGCTGACCGACGAGTGGGTGGCGGTGGCGGTGCACCGGCAGACCCGCACGTTCCTGCCCCCGGCCGACCAGTGCCCGCTCTGCCCGTCCCGGGGCGACCGGCACAGCGAGATCCCGGCGCCCGACTACGACGTGGTGGTCTTCGAGAACCGGTTCCCTTCGCTGAGCCAGCGGGTGGCCGACGAGCCGGCCGAGATCACCCCGTTCACCCCGGTCCGCCCCGGGCGCGGCAGGTGCGAGGTGGTCTGCTTCACCGACGACCACAACGCCTCGTTCGCCCGGCTCTCCCCCCGGCGGGTGCGGACCGTGCTGGACGCGCTGGCCGACCGCACCAGCGCGCTCAGCGCGCTGCCCGGCGTGGAGCAGGTCTTCCCGTTCGAGAACCGGGGCGTGGAGATCGGGGTGACGCTGCACCACCCGCACGGCCAGATCTACGCGTACCCGTTCGTCACGCCGCGGACCCGCACCATGCTGGCCGCCGCCCGGCGGCACGCCGACCGCACCGGCGGCAACCTCTACGCCGACGTGCTGGCCGCCGAACGCGCCGCCGGCGAACGCGTGGTGACGAGCAACGAGCACTGGACCGCGTACGTCCCGGCGGCGGCGCGCTGGCCGTTCGAGGTGCACGTGGCCCCGAACCGGCCGGTGCCGGACATCCCGGCGCTCGACGACGCCGAGCGGGACGCCTTCGGGCCGCTCTACCTGGATCTGCTGCGCCGCTTCGACGGGCTCTTCGACCTGCCGATGCCCTACATCGCCGCCTGGCACCAGGCGCCGGTGCGGATCGACCGGGAGCTGGGCCACCTGCACCTGCAGTTGTTCAGCATCCGGCGGGCGAAGGACAAGCTGAAGTACCTGGCCGGCTCGGAGTCCGGCATGGGCGTGTTCATCAACGACATCGCCCCGGAACGCGCCGCCGAACTCCTCCGCGCCGCGTGA
- a CDS encoding peptide ABC transporter substrate-binding protein, whose product MRVRRLAAWTALPLAVTLGLAACGSGGGSGGAGDPDAAVRIEIAEPQHLVPTNTNETSGSQVLSALFSPLVDYDEANKPHEVAAESVTSSDNKVWTIKLKPGYTFHNGEKVTADNYLDAWNYGAYAPNGQNSSYFFEKVAGYADLQGEKPKAQTLSGLKKVDDLTFTVTLTEPYVDFKTMLGYTAFYPLPKAAFSAPGVLAEGYEQAPIGQGPFKMKGNWQHDAKVEVEKYDAFPGQQPKVGGVEFRIYQQPTAAYADVLSDNLDVIKTIPTENLSTAATDLGDRFQQSPASSLQVLAFPTFQKEFSKPEVRKAISMAIDRDEITKSIFKDSQQPARSFVSPVVAGYRENTIGTAGAFDPAKAKAMYEAAGGPKKIELSYNGDGGHKDWIDATCNQLKANLGVECVGNAEPKFADLLTKLKQKQSVGLFRMGWVMDYPSMENYLGPLYSTNGSSNYYGYSNPEFDKLLAEGARAATEDEAIKKYQAAEDLLAQDLPVIPLRYGQNNFGHSTKVKNVHVDLFDRVDLLKIERA is encoded by the coding sequence ATGCGTGTTCGTAGGCTGGCGGCCTGGACCGCTCTCCCGCTCGCGGTGACGCTGGGCCTGGCGGCCTGCGGCTCGGGCGGCGGCAGCGGTGGCGCAGGCGACCCCGATGCGGCCGTGCGGATCGAGATCGCCGAGCCGCAGCACCTGGTGCCGACCAACACCAACGAGACGAGCGGCTCCCAGGTCCTGTCGGCCCTGTTCAGCCCGCTGGTCGACTACGACGAGGCGAACAAGCCGCACGAGGTGGCGGCCGAGTCGGTGACGTCGTCGGACAACAAGGTCTGGACGATCAAGCTGAAGCCCGGCTACACGTTCCACAACGGCGAGAAGGTCACCGCCGACAACTACCTGGACGCGTGGAACTACGGCGCGTACGCCCCGAACGGCCAGAACTCGAGCTACTTCTTCGAGAAGGTCGCCGGCTACGCGGACCTCCAGGGCGAGAAGCCGAAGGCCCAGACGCTGAGCGGCCTGAAGAAGGTCGACGACCTGACCTTCACCGTGACGCTCACCGAGCCGTACGTGGACTTCAAGACCATGCTCGGCTACACCGCCTTCTACCCGCTGCCCAAGGCGGCCTTCTCCGCGCCCGGCGTGCTGGCCGAGGGGTACGAGCAGGCGCCGATCGGCCAGGGCCCGTTCAAGATGAAGGGCAACTGGCAGCACGACGCCAAGGTCGAGGTGGAGAAGTACGACGCCTTCCCGGGGCAGCAGCCCAAGGTCGGCGGCGTCGAGTTCCGGATCTACCAGCAGCCGACCGCCGCGTACGCGGACGTGCTGTCGGACAACCTCGACGTGATCAAGACGATCCCGACCGAGAACCTGTCGACCGCCGCCACCGACCTCGGCGACCGGTTCCAGCAGAGCCCGGCGTCGTCGCTTCAGGTGCTGGCCTTCCCGACGTTTCAGAAGGAGTTCAGCAAGCCCGAGGTGCGCAAGGCCATCTCGATGGCGATCGACCGGGACGAGATCACCAAGTCGATCTTCAAGGACTCGCAGCAGCCGGCCCGCTCGTTCGTCTCCCCGGTGGTCGCCGGCTACCGGGAGAACACCATCGGCACCGCCGGCGCGTTCGACCCGGCCAAGGCCAAGGCCATGTACGAGGCCGCGGGCGGCCCGAAGAAGATCGAGCTGTCCTACAACGGCGACGGCGGCCACAAGGACTGGATCGACGCCACCTGCAACCAACTGAAGGCCAACCTGGGCGTGGAGTGCGTCGGCAACGCCGAGCCGAAGTTCGCGGACCTGCTGACCAAGCTCAAGCAGAAGCAGTCGGTCGGCCTGTTCCGGATGGGCTGGGTGATGGACTACCCGTCCATGGAGAACTACCTGGGCCCGCTGTACAGCACCAACGGCTCGTCGAACTACTACGGCTACAGCAACCCGGAGTTCGACAAGCTCCTCGCCGAGGGCGCCCGCGCGGCGACCGAGGACGAGGCGATCAAGAAGTACCAGGCGGCGGAGGACCTGCTCGCGCAGGACCTGCCGGTGATCCCGCTGCGGTACGGGCAGAACAACTTCGGCCACTCCACCAAGGTCAAGAACGTCCACGTGGACCTCTTCGACCGGGTCGACCTGCTGAAGATCGAGCGCGCCTGA
- a CDS encoding DeoR/GlpR family DNA-binding transcription regulator codes for MLARQRQTTILERVRAAGGVRVTELAAEFGVSDMTIRRDLETLHEQGLLAKVHGGATLAGPSSTDEPGFSAKSVRQSAEKAAIADHAARLVRPGAAIALSAGTTTAELARRLVDVPGLTVVTNSLPVAEILHVGGRPDQTVVLTGGVRTPSDALVGPLAVAAIAALHLDLLFLGVHGISERAGFTTPNLMEADTNRALVAAADRLVVLADHTKWGTVGISSIVGLDAADVLVTDDRLAPEARRVLEDRVGELVTAPATKGAE; via the coding sequence ATGCTGGCGCGGCAACGACAGACCACCATCCTGGAACGGGTCCGCGCCGCCGGCGGCGTCCGGGTCACCGAGCTGGCCGCCGAGTTCGGCGTCTCCGACATGACCATCCGGCGGGACCTGGAGACGCTGCACGAGCAGGGCCTGCTCGCCAAGGTGCACGGCGGCGCGACGCTCGCCGGACCCAGCTCCACCGACGAGCCCGGATTCTCCGCCAAGTCGGTCCGCCAGTCCGCCGAGAAGGCGGCGATCGCCGACCACGCCGCCCGGCTGGTCCGCCCCGGCGCCGCGATCGCGCTCTCCGCCGGCACCACCACCGCCGAGCTGGCCCGTCGCCTGGTGGACGTACCCGGGCTCACCGTGGTCACCAACTCGCTGCCGGTGGCCGAGATCCTGCACGTCGGTGGCCGCCCGGACCAGACCGTGGTGCTCACCGGCGGCGTGCGCACGCCGTCCGACGCGCTGGTCGGCCCGCTGGCCGTGGCCGCCATCGCCGCGCTCCACCTGGACCTGCTCTTCCTCGGCGTGCACGGGATCAGCGAGCGGGCCGGGTTCACCACGCCCAACCTGATGGAGGCGGACACGAACCGGGCGCTCGTGGCCGCCGCCGACCGGCTGGTGGTGCTCGCCGACCACACCAAGTGGGGCACGGTCGGCATCTCCTCGATCGTCGGCCTGGACGCGGCGGACGTGCTGGTCACCGACGACCGGTTGGCACCCGAGGCACGGCGGGTACTCGAGGACAGGGTCGGTGAGCTGGTGACGGCGCCGGCGACGAAGGGGGCGGAGTGA
- a CDS encoding bifunctional methylenetetrahydrofolate dehydrogenase/methenyltetrahydrofolate cyclohydrolase, which yields MTATILDGKATAAEIKDELRERVKALAERGITPGLGTVLVGEDAGSQAYVNGKHRDCAEVGIASLRVTLPADAGQERLDAALAELNADPACHGYIVQLPLPSHLDTQRALESIDPDKDADGLHPVNLGRLVLGYDAPLPCTPRGIVELLRRHDVPLRGANVAVVGRGNTVGRPLGLLLTRRSENATVTLCHTGTLDLAAHTRAADIVIVAAGVPGLLTADMVTPGATVVDVGITRVIGEDGKGRYTGDVDPEVAEVAGRLVPMPGGVGPMTRAMLLTNVVERAEQTG from the coding sequence GTGACGGCGACGATCCTGGACGGCAAGGCCACGGCGGCGGAGATCAAGGACGAGCTGCGGGAGCGGGTCAAGGCGCTCGCCGAGCGCGGCATCACCCCCGGGCTCGGCACCGTGCTGGTCGGGGAGGACGCCGGCTCCCAGGCGTACGTCAACGGCAAGCACCGCGACTGCGCGGAGGTCGGCATCGCTTCGCTCCGCGTCACGCTGCCCGCCGACGCCGGCCAGGAGCGCCTCGACGCGGCGCTGGCCGAGCTGAACGCCGACCCGGCCTGCCACGGCTACATCGTCCAGCTCCCGCTCCCGAGCCACCTGGACACCCAGCGGGCGCTGGAGTCGATCGACCCGGACAAGGACGCCGACGGCCTGCACCCGGTCAACCTCGGTCGACTCGTGCTCGGCTACGACGCGCCGCTGCCCTGCACCCCGCGCGGCATCGTGGAGCTGCTGCGCCGGCACGACGTCCCGCTGCGCGGCGCGAACGTCGCCGTCGTCGGCCGGGGCAACACGGTGGGTCGGCCGCTGGGCCTCCTGCTCACCCGGCGCAGCGAGAACGCCACCGTCACGCTCTGCCACACCGGCACGCTCGACCTGGCCGCGCACACCCGGGCCGCCGACATCGTGATCGTCGCCGCCGGGGTGCCGGGGCTGCTCACCGCCGACATGGTCACCCCCGGCGCGACAGTGGTGGACGTCGGCATCACCCGGGTGATCGGCGAGGACGGCAAGGGGCGCTACACCGGCGACGTCGACCCGGAGGTGGCCGAGGTGGCCGGCCGGCTGGTGCCGATGCCGGGCGGCGTCGGCCCGATGACCCGCGCCATGCTGCTGACCAACGTGGTCGAGCGGGCCGAGCAAACGGGCTGA
- the mdh gene encoding malate dehydrogenase, giving the protein MGKKVTVVGAGFYGSTTAQRLAEYDIFETVVITDIVEGKPAGLALDLNQSRAVEGFETTVVGVTTGPNGEGYEAIEGSDVVVITAGLPRKPGMSRMDLLETNAKIVRQVAENVAKYAPNAVVIVVSNPLDEMTALAQLATQFPKNRVLGQAGMLDTARFTNFVAEALSVPVKSVRTLTLGSHGDTMVPVPSKSTVNGKPLRDVMPAEQIEELVVKTRNGGAEVVALLKTGSAYYAPSAAAARMAKAVAEDSGEVMPVCAWVDGEYGIDGVYLGVEAEIGAEGVKRVVETDLDADELAALKEAAEAVRAKQGDVASM; this is encoded by the coding sequence ATGGGTAAGAAGGTCACTGTCGTCGGGGCCGGCTTCTACGGCTCCACCACCGCACAGCGCCTGGCCGAGTACGACATCTTCGAGACCGTCGTGATCACCGACATCGTGGAGGGCAAGCCGGCGGGCCTCGCGCTGGACCTCAACCAGTCGCGCGCGGTCGAGGGCTTCGAGACCACCGTCGTCGGCGTCACCACCGGCCCGAACGGCGAGGGCTACGAGGCCATCGAGGGCTCGGACGTCGTCGTCATCACCGCCGGCCTGCCGCGCAAGCCGGGCATGAGCCGGATGGACCTGCTGGAGACCAACGCCAAGATCGTCCGCCAGGTCGCCGAGAACGTCGCCAAGTACGCCCCGAACGCCGTCGTCATCGTGGTGTCGAACCCGCTCGACGAGATGACCGCGCTGGCCCAGCTCGCCACGCAGTTCCCGAAGAACCGGGTGCTCGGCCAGGCCGGCATGCTGGACACCGCCCGGTTCACCAACTTCGTCGCCGAGGCGCTGAGCGTACCGGTGAAGTCGGTGCGGACCCTGACCCTCGGCTCGCACGGCGACACCATGGTCCCGGTCCCGTCCAAGAGCACGGTGAACGGCAAGCCGCTGCGCGACGTCATGCCGGCCGAGCAGATCGAGGAACTGGTCGTCAAGACCCGCAACGGTGGCGCCGAGGTCGTCGCGCTGCTCAAGACCGGTTCGGCCTACTACGCGCCGTCCGCCGCCGCGGCCCGGATGGCGAAGGCCGTGGCCGAGGACTCCGGCGAGGTCATGCCGGTCTGCGCCTGGGTCGACGGCGAGTACGGCATCGACGGCGTCTACCTGGGTGTCGAGGCGGAGATCGGCGCCGAGGGCGTGAAGCGCGTCGTCGAGACCGACCTGGACGCCGACGAGCTGGCCGCCCTGAAGGAGGCCGCCGAGGCCGTCCGCGCCAAGCAGGGCGACGTCGCCTCCATGTGA
- a CDS encoding NADP-dependent isocitrate dehydrogenase — protein MAKIKVNNPVVEIDGDEMTRIIWKQIREQLILPYLDVDLHYYDLSIQHRDATDDQVTVDAANAIKEHGVGVKCATITPDEARVEEFGLKKMWRSPNGTIRNILGGVVFREPIIMSNVPRLVPGWTKPIIIGRHAHGDQYKATDFVVPGPGTVTITYTPADGGTPMEMEVANFPGGGIAMGMYNYDESIRDFARASFRYGLDRNYPVYMSTKNTILKAYDGRFKDIFAEVFESEFKAEFDAAGLTYEHRLIDDMVAAALKWEGGYVWACKNYDGDVQSDTVAQGFGSLGLMTSVLLSPDGRTVEAEAAHGTVTRHYRQYQKGEKTSTNPIASIYAWTRGLAHRGKLDGTPAVTEFANTLEQVIVETVEGGQMTKDLALLISRDAPWLTTDEFMNALDENLARKLSA, from the coding sequence ATGGCGAAGATCAAGGTAAACAACCCGGTCGTGGAGATCGACGGCGACGAGATGACCCGGATCATCTGGAAGCAGATCCGGGAGCAGCTGATCCTGCCCTACCTCGACGTCGACCTGCACTACTACGACCTGTCGATCCAGCACCGCGACGCCACCGACGACCAGGTCACCGTCGACGCCGCCAACGCCATCAAGGAGCACGGCGTCGGCGTCAAGTGCGCCACCATCACCCCGGACGAGGCCCGGGTGGAGGAGTTCGGCCTGAAGAAGATGTGGCGGTCGCCGAACGGCACCATCCGCAACATCCTCGGCGGCGTGGTCTTCCGCGAGCCGATCATCATGTCGAACGTGCCGCGGCTCGTCCCGGGCTGGACCAAGCCGATCATCATCGGCCGGCACGCGCACGGCGACCAGTACAAGGCCACCGACTTCGTCGTCCCCGGCCCGGGCACGGTCACCATCACCTACACGCCGGCCGACGGCGGCACGCCGATGGAGATGGAGGTCGCCAACTTCCCCGGCGGCGGCATCGCCATGGGCATGTACAACTACGACGAGTCGATCCGGGACTTCGCCCGCGCCTCGTTCCGGTACGGCCTGGACCGCAACTACCCGGTCTACATGTCGACCAAGAACACCATCCTCAAGGCGTACGACGGCCGGTTCAAGGACATCTTCGCCGAGGTGTTCGAGAGCGAGTTCAAGGCCGAGTTCGACGCCGCCGGCCTGACCTACGAGCACCGGCTCATCGACGACATGGTCGCCGCCGCGCTCAAGTGGGAGGGCGGGTACGTCTGGGCCTGCAAGAACTACGACGGTGACGTGCAGTCCGACACCGTCGCGCAGGGCTTCGGCTCGCTCGGCCTGATGACCTCGGTGCTGCTCTCCCCGGACGGCCGTACCGTCGAGGCCGAGGCCGCCCACGGCACGGTCACCCGGCACTACCGGCAGTACCAGAAGGGCGAGAAGACCTCGACCAACCCGATCGCCTCGATCTACGCCTGGACCCGGGGCCTGGCCCACCGGGGCAAGCTGGACGGCACCCCGGCGGTCACCGAGTTCGCCAACACGCTGGAGCAGGTCATCGTGGAGACCGTCGAGGGCGGTCAGATGACCAAGGACCTCGCGCTGCTCATCTCGCGGGACGCCCCGTGGCTGACCACCGACGAGTTCATGAACGCGCTCGACGAGAACCTGGCCCGCAAGCTCTCCGCCTGA
- a CDS encoding MBL fold metallo-hydrolase gives MPLTHTVGSITVTALLDGAGPFFQPREEAFPGATDAQWREADRRDPDAVGPDGGWWLPFRAFALRAGDGPVTLVDAGIGPADALATSWAPVPGRLPAELTAAGIDPADVRTVVLTHLHSDHVGWAGPLFGNADHLVQRAELDALELFHPDLPARLLGPLRAAGRLRVLDGETRLTPGVRVLSTPGHTPGHQSVLVEHGEDRLLVTGDLLVHSIQLVDPSLPYAHEEDAPRARASRESTLRTLSPVLLATPHLPTPFTPHPAGGWGGKGEGAVGGSRPPLPG, from the coding sequence ATGCCGCTGACGCACACGGTCGGGTCTATCACGGTCACCGCACTGCTCGACGGCGCGGGTCCCTTCTTCCAGCCCCGCGAGGAGGCGTTCCCGGGGGCCACCGACGCCCAGTGGCGCGAGGCGGACCGGCGGGACCCGGACGCCGTCGGCCCGGACGGCGGCTGGTGGCTGCCGTTCCGCGCGTTCGCGCTGCGCGCCGGGGACGGCCCGGTCACCCTGGTCGACGCCGGCATCGGCCCGGCGGACGCGCTCGCCACGAGCTGGGCGCCGGTGCCGGGCCGGCTGCCCGCCGAGCTGACCGCCGCCGGCATCGACCCGGCGGACGTGCGCACGGTCGTGCTCACCCACCTGCACAGCGACCACGTGGGCTGGGCCGGTCCGCTGTTCGGGAACGCGGACCATCTGGTCCAGCGCGCGGAGCTGGACGCGCTGGAGCTGTTCCACCCGGACCTGCCGGCCCGGCTGCTGGGGCCGTTGCGCGCCGCCGGCCGGCTGCGGGTGCTCGACGGCGAGACCCGACTGACCCCCGGGGTACGCGTGCTGAGCACGCCCGGCCACACCCCCGGCCACCAGTCGGTGCTGGTGGAGCACGGCGAGGACCGCCTCCTGGTCACCGGCGACCTGTTGGTGCACTCGATCCAGCTGGTCGACCCGTCCCTCCCCTACGCCCACGAGGAGGACGCGCCCCGGGCGCGCGCCTCCCGCGAGTCCACCCTGCGCACCCTCTCCCCCGTCCTCCTGGCCACCCCCCACCTCCCCACCCCCTTCACCCCCCACCCCGCTGGCGGGTGGGGTGGAAAGGGGGAAGGGGCGGTCGGCGGAAGCCGGCCGCCCCTTCCGGGGTGA
- a CDS encoding ABC transporter permease, with amino-acid sequence MFRFILRRLLQMVLAFFGTTLIVYALMFAGQGDPIQALAGERPVTAAQRAYLTEKYHLDATGVGGFFYRYVNYLGGLVRGDLGQSLTGRQISDILAAAWPVTVKLALIALAVTVIFGVTAGVLAAIRRAGVFDHATLVLTLLVLGIPTIVLAPLAQYFLGVRWPIFPPTAGAQPSFWALLLPGIVLGSLSLATALRLTRTSVTENLRADYVRTARAKGLVRRRIVGVHVLRNSLIPVVTFLGVELGNLMSGAIITEGVFNIPGVGFNLFRGIRTEDGPLVVGIVSVLVVVYLLSNLVVDVLYAVLDPRIRYE; translated from the coding sequence ATGTTCCGGTTCATCCTGCGGCGGCTGCTCCAGATGGTCCTCGCCTTCTTCGGGACCACGCTGATCGTCTACGCGCTGATGTTCGCCGGGCAGGGTGACCCGATCCAGGCGCTCGCCGGGGAGCGGCCGGTCACCGCGGCCCAGCGGGCCTACCTGACCGAGAAGTACCACCTGGACGCGACCGGCGTCGGCGGCTTCTTCTACCGCTACGTCAACTACCTCGGCGGCCTGGTCCGGGGCGACCTCGGCCAGTCGCTGACCGGGCGGCAGATCAGTGACATCCTCGCCGCCGCCTGGCCGGTCACCGTGAAGCTGGCGTTGATCGCGCTGGCCGTGACCGTGATCTTCGGGGTCACCGCCGGCGTGCTCGCGGCCATCCGGCGCGCCGGCGTCTTCGACCACGCCACGCTGGTGCTGACGCTGCTGGTGCTCGGCATCCCGACCATCGTGCTCGCCCCGCTGGCGCAGTACTTCCTCGGCGTACGCTGGCCGATCTTCCCGCCCACCGCCGGCGCCCAGCCCTCCTTCTGGGCGCTGCTGCTGCCCGGCATCGTGCTCGGCTCGCTCTCGCTGGCCACCGCGCTGCGGCTGACCCGGACCTCGGTCACCGAGAACCTGCGCGCCGACTACGTCCGCACCGCCCGCGCGAAGGGCCTGGTCCGGCGGCGGATCGTCGGCGTGCACGTGCTGCGCAACTCGCTCATCCCGGTGGTCACCTTCCTCGGCGTGGAACTGGGCAACCTGATGAGCGGCGCGATCATCACCGAGGGCGTGTTCAACATCCCCGGCGTCGGCTTCAACCTGTTCCGCGGCATCCGCACCGAGGACGGCCCGCTGGTGGTGGGCATCGTCAGCGTGCTCGTCGTCGTCTACCTGCTGTCCAACCTGGTGGTGGACGTGCTCTACGCCGTACTCGACCCGAGGATCCGCTATGAGTGA